In Phyllopteryx taeniolatus isolate TA_2022b chromosome 8, UOR_Ptae_1.2, whole genome shotgun sequence, one genomic interval encodes:
- the LOC133481849 gene encoding galectin-4-like isoform X9, whose translation MSFLAPPGYQPVYGPTIPYLGPIYGGLREGASIYFQGSVPDNITRFFVNLLCGPSESSDIALHFNPRFDGWDKVVFNSRQNNTWDAEEKIRDMPFSKGEAFEMVAVCSAQGYQFKINGKDFHTFKHRLPLARVCGMQIGGDVSIQTINVIGGGGMGQQQGGYPGGSMGQQQGGYPGGSMGQQQGDGTGGRPGCGGGFPGSSLPSMGGQPIYNPPIPYSGVIPGGMFPKRTVIIRGTVPYQASRFSINFLASRSGDIAFHINPRARDGVVVRNSMIGGRWGQEERQLGASPFQEGQYFDLSIRCGSDRFKVFIDGQPLFDFTHRTCAVNDIDKLEVAGDVQISYIHF comes from the exons ATGTCCTTCCTCGCTCCTCCTGGTTACCAGCCCGTCTACGGCCCC ACAATTCCGTATCTGGGGCCCATCTATGGAGGTCTGAGGGAGGGAGCGTCCATCTACTTCCAGGGCTCGGTTCCGGACAATATCACCAG GTTCTTCGTCAACCTGTTGTGCGGACCGTCCGAGTCCAGCGACATCGCCCTCCACTTCAACCCGCGCTTCGACGGCTGGGACAAGGTGGTCTTCAACAGCCGGCAGAATAACACCTGGGATGCGGAGGAGAAGATCCGCGACATGCCCTTCAGCAAGGGCGAGGCCTTCGAGATGGTCGCGGTGTGCTCGGCGCAGGGCTACCAG TTCAAAATCAACGGGAAAGACTTCCACACCTTCAAGCATCGACTCCCTTTGGCGAGAGTGTGTGGCATGCAGATTGGGGGAGACGTTTCCATCCAGACGATTAACGTCATCGGG GGTGGCGGAATGGGG cagcagcagggagGATACCCAGGAGGCAGCATGGGG CAGCAGCAGGGAGGATACCCAGGGGGCAGCATGGGG cagcagcagggagACGGTACGGGAGGAAGGCCAGGATGTGGA ggTGGATTCCCAGGATCAAGCCTGCCG AGTATGGGCGGACAGCCAATCTACAACCCT CCGATCCCGTACTCGGGCGTGATCCCAGGAGGAATGTTCCCCAAGAGGACCGTCATCATCAGAGGCACGGTGCCCTACCAGGCGAGCAG GTTCAGCATCAACTTCCTGGCGAGCAGATCTGGTGACATCGCCTTCCACATCAACCCGCGCGCGAGGGACGGCGTGGTGGTGCGTAACAGCATGATCGGCGGCCGCTGGGGCCAAGAGGAACGCCAGCTCGGCGCCAGCCCCTTCCAGGAGGGCCAGTACTTCGAT CTGTCGATCCGCTGCGGCAGCGACCGCTTCAAGGTGTTCATCGACGGGCAGCCGCTGTTCGATTTCACTCACCGCACGTGTGCCGTCAACGACATCGacaagctggaggtggcgggcGACGTGCAGATCTCCTACATCCACTTCTGA
- the LOC133481849 gene encoding galectin-6-like isoform X3: MSFLAPPGYQPVYGPTIPYLGPIYGGLREGASIYFQGSVPDNITRFFVNLLCGPSESSDIALHFNPRFDGWDKVVFNSRQNNTWDAEEKIRDMPFSKGEAFEMVAVCSAQGYQFKINGKDFHTFKHRLPLARVCGMQIGGDVSIQTINVIGQQQGGYPGGSMGQQQGGYPGGSMGQQQGDGTGGRPGCGGGYPGDCGGGGYPGGMGGSMGGGFPGSSLPSMGGQPIYNPPIPYSGVIPGGMFPKRTVIIRGTVPYQASRFSINFLASRSGDIAFHINPRARDGVVVRNSMIGGRWGQEERQLGASPFQEGQYFDLSIRCGSDRFKVFIDGQPLFDFTHRTCAVNDIDKLEVAGDVQISYIHF, encoded by the exons ATGTCCTTCCTCGCTCCTCCTGGTTACCAGCCCGTCTACGGCCCC ACAATTCCGTATCTGGGGCCCATCTATGGAGGTCTGAGGGAGGGAGCGTCCATCTACTTCCAGGGCTCGGTTCCGGACAATATCACCAG GTTCTTCGTCAACCTGTTGTGCGGACCGTCCGAGTCCAGCGACATCGCCCTCCACTTCAACCCGCGCTTCGACGGCTGGGACAAGGTGGTCTTCAACAGCCGGCAGAATAACACCTGGGATGCGGAGGAGAAGATCCGCGACATGCCCTTCAGCAAGGGCGAGGCCTTCGAGATGGTCGCGGTGTGCTCGGCGCAGGGCTACCAG TTCAAAATCAACGGGAAAGACTTCCACACCTTCAAGCATCGACTCCCTTTGGCGAGAGTGTGTGGCATGCAGATTGGGGGAGACGTTTCCATCCAGACGATTAACGTCATCGGG cagcagcagggagGATACCCAGGAGGCAGCATGGGG CAGCAGCAGGGAGGATACCCAGGGGGCAGCATGGGG cagcagcagggagACGGTACGGGAGGAAGGCCAGGATGTGGA gGAGGATACCCAGGAGATTGTGGAGGG GGTGGCTATCCGGGTGGAATGGGGGGCAGTATGGGG ggTGGATTCCCAGGATCAAGCCTGCCG AGTATGGGCGGACAGCCAATCTACAACCCT CCGATCCCGTACTCGGGCGTGATCCCAGGAGGAATGTTCCCCAAGAGGACCGTCATCATCAGAGGCACGGTGCCCTACCAGGCGAGCAG GTTCAGCATCAACTTCCTGGCGAGCAGATCTGGTGACATCGCCTTCCACATCAACCCGCGCGCGAGGGACGGCGTGGTGGTGCGTAACAGCATGATCGGCGGCCGCTGGGGCCAAGAGGAACGCCAGCTCGGCGCCAGCCCCTTCCAGGAGGGCCAGTACTTCGAT CTGTCGATCCGCTGCGGCAGCGACCGCTTCAAGGTGTTCATCGACGGGCAGCCGCTGTTCGATTTCACTCACCGCACGTGTGCCGTCAACGACATCGacaagctggaggtggcgggcGACGTGCAGATCTCCTACATCCACTTCTGA
- the LOC133481849 gene encoding galectin-4-like isoform X10, protein MSFLAPPGYQPVYGPTIPYLGPIYGGLREGASIYFQGSVPDNITRFFVNLLCGPSESSDIALHFNPRFDGWDKVVFNSRQNNTWDAEEKIRDMPFSKGEAFEMVAVCSAQGYQFKINGKDFHTFKHRLPLARVCGMQIGGDVSIQTINVIGGGGMGQQQGGYPGGSMGQQQGDGTGGRPGCGGGYPGGMGGSMGGGFPGSSLPSMGGQPIYNPPIPYSGVIPGGMFPKRTVIIRGTVPYQASRFSINFLASRSGDIAFHINPRARDGVVVRNSMIGGRWGQEERQLGASPFQEGQYFDLSIRCGSDRFKVFIDGQPLFDFTHRTCAVNDIDKLEVAGDVQISYIHF, encoded by the exons ATGTCCTTCCTCGCTCCTCCTGGTTACCAGCCCGTCTACGGCCCC ACAATTCCGTATCTGGGGCCCATCTATGGAGGTCTGAGGGAGGGAGCGTCCATCTACTTCCAGGGCTCGGTTCCGGACAATATCACCAG GTTCTTCGTCAACCTGTTGTGCGGACCGTCCGAGTCCAGCGACATCGCCCTCCACTTCAACCCGCGCTTCGACGGCTGGGACAAGGTGGTCTTCAACAGCCGGCAGAATAACACCTGGGATGCGGAGGAGAAGATCCGCGACATGCCCTTCAGCAAGGGCGAGGCCTTCGAGATGGTCGCGGTGTGCTCGGCGCAGGGCTACCAG TTCAAAATCAACGGGAAAGACTTCCACACCTTCAAGCATCGACTCCCTTTGGCGAGAGTGTGTGGCATGCAGATTGGGGGAGACGTTTCCATCCAGACGATTAACGTCATCGGG GGTGGCGGAATGGGG cagcagcagggagGATACCCAGGAGGCAGCATGGGG cagcagcagggagACGGTACGGGAGGAAGGCCAGGATGTGGA GGTGGCTATCCGGGTGGAATGGGGGGCAGTATGGGG ggTGGATTCCCAGGATCAAGCCTGCCG AGTATGGGCGGACAGCCAATCTACAACCCT CCGATCCCGTACTCGGGCGTGATCCCAGGAGGAATGTTCCCCAAGAGGACCGTCATCATCAGAGGCACGGTGCCCTACCAGGCGAGCAG GTTCAGCATCAACTTCCTGGCGAGCAGATCTGGTGACATCGCCTTCCACATCAACCCGCGCGCGAGGGACGGCGTGGTGGTGCGTAACAGCATGATCGGCGGCCGCTGGGGCCAAGAGGAACGCCAGCTCGGCGCCAGCCCCTTCCAGGAGGGCCAGTACTTCGAT CTGTCGATCCGCTGCGGCAGCGACCGCTTCAAGGTGTTCATCGACGGGCAGCCGCTGTTCGATTTCACTCACCGCACGTGTGCCGTCAACGACATCGacaagctggaggtggcgggcGACGTGCAGATCTCCTACATCCACTTCTGA
- the LOC133481849 gene encoding galectin-6-like isoform X1, with protein MSFLAPPGYQPVYGPTIPYLGPIYGGLREGASIYFQGSVPDNITRFFVNLLCGPSESSDIALHFNPRFDGWDKVVFNSRQNNTWDAEEKIRDMPFSKGEAFEMVAVCSAQGYQFKINGKDFHTFKHRLPLARVCGMQIGGDVSIQTINVIGGGGMGQQQGGYPGGSMGQQQGGYPGGSMGQQQGDGTGGRPGCGGGYPGDCGGGGYPGGMGGSMGGGFPGSSLPSMGGQPIYNPPIPYSGVIPGGMFPKRTVIIRGTVPYQASRFSINFLASRSGDIAFHINPRARDGVVVRNSMIGGRWGQEERQLGASPFQEGQYFDLSIRCGSDRFKVFIDGQPLFDFTHRTCAVNDIDKLEVAGDVQISYIHF; from the exons ATGTCCTTCCTCGCTCCTCCTGGTTACCAGCCCGTCTACGGCCCC ACAATTCCGTATCTGGGGCCCATCTATGGAGGTCTGAGGGAGGGAGCGTCCATCTACTTCCAGGGCTCGGTTCCGGACAATATCACCAG GTTCTTCGTCAACCTGTTGTGCGGACCGTCCGAGTCCAGCGACATCGCCCTCCACTTCAACCCGCGCTTCGACGGCTGGGACAAGGTGGTCTTCAACAGCCGGCAGAATAACACCTGGGATGCGGAGGAGAAGATCCGCGACATGCCCTTCAGCAAGGGCGAGGCCTTCGAGATGGTCGCGGTGTGCTCGGCGCAGGGCTACCAG TTCAAAATCAACGGGAAAGACTTCCACACCTTCAAGCATCGACTCCCTTTGGCGAGAGTGTGTGGCATGCAGATTGGGGGAGACGTTTCCATCCAGACGATTAACGTCATCGGG GGTGGCGGAATGGGG cagcagcagggagGATACCCAGGAGGCAGCATGGGG CAGCAGCAGGGAGGATACCCAGGGGGCAGCATGGGG cagcagcagggagACGGTACGGGAGGAAGGCCAGGATGTGGA gGAGGATACCCAGGAGATTGTGGAGGG GGTGGCTATCCGGGTGGAATGGGGGGCAGTATGGGG ggTGGATTCCCAGGATCAAGCCTGCCG AGTATGGGCGGACAGCCAATCTACAACCCT CCGATCCCGTACTCGGGCGTGATCCCAGGAGGAATGTTCCCCAAGAGGACCGTCATCATCAGAGGCACGGTGCCCTACCAGGCGAGCAG GTTCAGCATCAACTTCCTGGCGAGCAGATCTGGTGACATCGCCTTCCACATCAACCCGCGCGCGAGGGACGGCGTGGTGGTGCGTAACAGCATGATCGGCGGCCGCTGGGGCCAAGAGGAACGCCAGCTCGGCGCCAGCCCCTTCCAGGAGGGCCAGTACTTCGAT CTGTCGATCCGCTGCGGCAGCGACCGCTTCAAGGTGTTCATCGACGGGCAGCCGCTGTTCGATTTCACTCACCGCACGTGTGCCGTCAACGACATCGacaagctggaggtggcgggcGACGTGCAGATCTCCTACATCCACTTCTGA
- the LOC133481849 gene encoding galectin-4-like isoform X7: MSFLAPPGYQPVYGPTIPYLGPIYGGLREGASIYFQGSVPDNITRFFVNLLCGPSESSDIALHFNPRFDGWDKVVFNSRQNNTWDAEEKIRDMPFSKGEAFEMVAVCSAQGYQFKINGKDFHTFKHRLPLARVCGMQIGGDVSIQTINVIGGGGMGQQQGGYPGGSMGQQQGGYPGGSMGQQQGDGTGGRPGCGGGYPGDCGGGGFPGSSLPSMGGQPIYNPPIPYSGVIPGGMFPKRTVIIRGTVPYQASRFSINFLASRSGDIAFHINPRARDGVVVRNSMIGGRWGQEERQLGASPFQEGQYFDLSIRCGSDRFKVFIDGQPLFDFTHRTCAVNDIDKLEVAGDVQISYIHF, translated from the exons ATGTCCTTCCTCGCTCCTCCTGGTTACCAGCCCGTCTACGGCCCC ACAATTCCGTATCTGGGGCCCATCTATGGAGGTCTGAGGGAGGGAGCGTCCATCTACTTCCAGGGCTCGGTTCCGGACAATATCACCAG GTTCTTCGTCAACCTGTTGTGCGGACCGTCCGAGTCCAGCGACATCGCCCTCCACTTCAACCCGCGCTTCGACGGCTGGGACAAGGTGGTCTTCAACAGCCGGCAGAATAACACCTGGGATGCGGAGGAGAAGATCCGCGACATGCCCTTCAGCAAGGGCGAGGCCTTCGAGATGGTCGCGGTGTGCTCGGCGCAGGGCTACCAG TTCAAAATCAACGGGAAAGACTTCCACACCTTCAAGCATCGACTCCCTTTGGCGAGAGTGTGTGGCATGCAGATTGGGGGAGACGTTTCCATCCAGACGATTAACGTCATCGGG GGTGGCGGAATGGGG cagcagcagggagGATACCCAGGAGGCAGCATGGGG CAGCAGCAGGGAGGATACCCAGGGGGCAGCATGGGG cagcagcagggagACGGTACGGGAGGAAGGCCAGGATGTGGA gGAGGATACCCAGGAGATTGTGGAGGG ggTGGATTCCCAGGATCAAGCCTGCCG AGTATGGGCGGACAGCCAATCTACAACCCT CCGATCCCGTACTCGGGCGTGATCCCAGGAGGAATGTTCCCCAAGAGGACCGTCATCATCAGAGGCACGGTGCCCTACCAGGCGAGCAG GTTCAGCATCAACTTCCTGGCGAGCAGATCTGGTGACATCGCCTTCCACATCAACCCGCGCGCGAGGGACGGCGTGGTGGTGCGTAACAGCATGATCGGCGGCCGCTGGGGCCAAGAGGAACGCCAGCTCGGCGCCAGCCCCTTCCAGGAGGGCCAGTACTTCGAT CTGTCGATCCGCTGCGGCAGCGACCGCTTCAAGGTGTTCATCGACGGGCAGCCGCTGTTCGATTTCACTCACCGCACGTGTGCCGTCAACGACATCGacaagctggaggtggcgggcGACGTGCAGATCTCCTACATCCACTTCTGA
- the LOC133481849 gene encoding galectin-4-like isoform X15 has translation MSFLAPPGYQPVYGPTIPYLGPIYGGLREGASIYFQGSVPDNITRFFVNLLCGPSESSDIALHFNPRFDGWDKVVFNSRQNNTWDAEEKIRDMPFSKGEAFEMVAVCSAQGYQFKINGKDFHTFKHRLPLARVCGMQIGGDVSIQTINVIGGGGMGQQQGGYPGGSMGQQQGDGTGGRPGCGGGFPGSSLPSMGGQPIYNPPIPYSGVIPGGMFPKRTVIIRGTVPYQASRFSINFLASRSGDIAFHINPRARDGVVVRNSMIGGRWGQEERQLGASPFQEGQYFDLSIRCGSDRFKVFIDGQPLFDFTHRTCAVNDIDKLEVAGDVQISYIHF, from the exons ATGTCCTTCCTCGCTCCTCCTGGTTACCAGCCCGTCTACGGCCCC ACAATTCCGTATCTGGGGCCCATCTATGGAGGTCTGAGGGAGGGAGCGTCCATCTACTTCCAGGGCTCGGTTCCGGACAATATCACCAG GTTCTTCGTCAACCTGTTGTGCGGACCGTCCGAGTCCAGCGACATCGCCCTCCACTTCAACCCGCGCTTCGACGGCTGGGACAAGGTGGTCTTCAACAGCCGGCAGAATAACACCTGGGATGCGGAGGAGAAGATCCGCGACATGCCCTTCAGCAAGGGCGAGGCCTTCGAGATGGTCGCGGTGTGCTCGGCGCAGGGCTACCAG TTCAAAATCAACGGGAAAGACTTCCACACCTTCAAGCATCGACTCCCTTTGGCGAGAGTGTGTGGCATGCAGATTGGGGGAGACGTTTCCATCCAGACGATTAACGTCATCGGG GGTGGCGGAATGGGG cagcagcagggagGATACCCAGGAGGCAGCATGGGG cagcagcagggagACGGTACGGGAGGAAGGCCAGGATGTGGA ggTGGATTCCCAGGATCAAGCCTGCCG AGTATGGGCGGACAGCCAATCTACAACCCT CCGATCCCGTACTCGGGCGTGATCCCAGGAGGAATGTTCCCCAAGAGGACCGTCATCATCAGAGGCACGGTGCCCTACCAGGCGAGCAG GTTCAGCATCAACTTCCTGGCGAGCAGATCTGGTGACATCGCCTTCCACATCAACCCGCGCGCGAGGGACGGCGTGGTGGTGCGTAACAGCATGATCGGCGGCCGCTGGGGCCAAGAGGAACGCCAGCTCGGCGCCAGCCCCTTCCAGGAGGGCCAGTACTTCGAT CTGTCGATCCGCTGCGGCAGCGACCGCTTCAAGGTGTTCATCGACGGGCAGCCGCTGTTCGATTTCACTCACCGCACGTGTGCCGTCAACGACATCGacaagctggaggtggcgggcGACGTGCAGATCTCCTACATCCACTTCTGA